The following proteins come from a genomic window of Chryseobacterium glaciei:
- a CDS encoding sialate O-acetylesterase, with translation MNKIKFFNIILFFTSICFVDAKIKLPTLVSDGMVLQRDQKLKIWGTSDIGEKVEVNFQNKKYNTIADNSGNWKITLPEMKSGGPFTMTINEITLKNILIGDVYMCSGQSNMELPMRRVKMLYPEELKNANNSNIRFFTVPQKYDFKITQNNLDGGIWEETNPQSIQNFSAVAYFFAKEMYQYNKIPVGIINSSLGGSPIQAWMDESSLKKYPEYLAEAQKWRNDELISQTESSERVLSDTWSAELDQSDAGIFNHWEKPEFNDFDWKKMNVPGSWEDIEKPFDGSIWFRKEIFLPKGAEKNTAFLNLGRIKDADVTYINGKKVGNVTYEYPPRWYDIPAGVLKEGKNIIAVRITNGSGKGEFIKDKDYFLQIGSEKIDLKGEWKYKIGAIMNRPAPGQTFIRWKPTGLYNAMLNPLIQYPIKAVLWYQGESNTAKPQEYQDLLSTMILDWRNKWNQKNLPFLIVQLANFMEAKPEPTESNWAELREQQRRVSQTIPKTGLAITIDIGEWNDIHPLNKKEVGKRLSLQAQKTLFDSNIIADGPVYESMKINGNKIILSFKKGTNNFSSVSELKGFAIKGKDGVFKWAQAKIEGSKIIVWNDEIKDPIAVRYAWADNPDKANLKNKSGLPASPFTTE, from the coding sequence ATGAATAAAATTAAATTCTTCAACATTATATTATTTTTCACCAGCATTTGCTTCGTGGATGCTAAAATCAAACTTCCAACTTTAGTTTCAGACGGAATGGTTTTGCAGCGCGACCAAAAACTAAAGATCTGGGGAACATCTGATATTGGAGAAAAAGTTGAAGTCAATTTTCAAAATAAAAAATACAATACTATTGCCGACAATTCAGGAAACTGGAAAATCACGCTTCCTGAAATGAAATCTGGCGGTCCTTTTACCATGACCATCAATGAAATTACCCTGAAAAACATTTTGATCGGAGATGTGTATATGTGTTCGGGTCAGTCAAATATGGAACTTCCGATGCGAAGAGTAAAAATGCTTTATCCTGAAGAATTAAAGAATGCCAATAATAGCAATATTCGCTTTTTTACGGTTCCTCAAAAGTATGATTTTAAAATAACTCAGAATAATTTAGACGGTGGAATTTGGGAAGAAACCAATCCTCAAAGCATTCAAAATTTCTCTGCGGTTGCCTATTTTTTTGCGAAAGAGATGTATCAGTATAATAAAATTCCGGTGGGGATTATTAATTCGAGTTTGGGAGGTTCTCCCATTCAGGCTTGGATGGATGAATCTTCGCTTAAAAAATATCCCGAATATCTTGCTGAAGCTCAAAAATGGAGAAATGATGAATTAATTTCTCAAACCGAATCTTCTGAAAGAGTTTTGAGTGATACTTGGTCTGCAGAATTAGATCAATCGGATGCGGGAATCTTTAATCATTGGGAAAAACCAGAATTCAATGATTTCGACTGGAAAAAAATGAATGTCCCAGGCTCTTGGGAAGATATAGAAAAACCGTTTGATGGAAGTATTTGGTTCAGAAAAGAAATATTCCTTCCAAAAGGTGCTGAAAAAAATACAGCATTTCTGAATTTAGGGAGAATTAAAGATGCAGATGTAACTTATATTAATGGTAAAAAAGTAGGAAATGTTACCTACGAATATCCTCCACGTTGGTATGATATTCCGGCTGGAGTCTTAAAGGAAGGTAAAAACATCATCGCGGTAAGAATCACCAACGGAAGTGGAAAAGGAGAATTTATAAAAGACAAAGATTACTTTTTACAAATTGGCTCAGAAAAAATTGATTTAAAAGGAGAGTGGAAATATAAAATCGGAGCCATCATGAACCGACCAGCTCCGGGACAGACCTTCATCAGATGGAAACCAACGGGATTATACAATGCAATGTTAAATCCATTAATTCAATATCCAATAAAGGCAGTTTTATGGTATCAGGGTGAGAGCAATACAGCGAAACCTCAGGAATATCAGGATTTATTATCTACCATGATTCTAGATTGGCGAAATAAATGGAATCAGAAAAACTTACCATTTTTGATCGTTCAATTAGCGAATTTTATGGAAGCAAAACCTGAACCTACAGAAAGCAATTGGGCAGAATTAAGGGAACAACAAAGAAGAGTTTCTCAAACGATTCCAAAGACCGGACTTGCCATTACCATTGATATTGGTGAATGGAATGATATTCACCCTTTAAATAAAAAAGAGGTAGGAAAAAGATTATCGCTACAAGCTCAGAAAACACTTTTCGACAGCAATATCATCGCAGATGGCCCTGTTTATGAATCCATGAAAATTAATGGAAATAAAATCATTCTTTCATTCAAAAAAGGGACAAATAATTTTTCTTCTGTTTCAGAATTAAAAGGTTTTGCGATCAAAGGGAAAGACGGAGTTTTCAAATGGGCACAGGCAAAAATAGAAGGCAGCAAAATCATCGTCTGGAATGATGAAATTAAAGATCCGATTGCCGTTCGATACGCTTGGGCAGACAATCCTGATAAAGCAAATCTTAAAAACAAAAGTGGCCTACCAGCTTCACCATTTACAACGGAATAA
- a CDS encoding MFS transporter, which translates to MNNSQKISVAEKIGYSLGDLAANLVFQTLVTYLAYFYTDIYGLKPEDASVITLIVGLVAGFGFNPLIGALADRTQTKWGKFRPWILFTAVPLGVAAMLAFSTPDFSYKGKIIYAAVTYSILLLLYASNNLPYSALSGVITGDMSERNSISSYRFVAVMFSQFFVQVFMLPIILSIGNGDKAAGIEVVMTWLAIIGSVMLLITFFTTKERVVPNADQKSNLKDDLKDLSKNKPWIIMLTVTALIFITLAMKGGSYVYYFNNYVDEASLKNFISPITSFFDSIGMNFFGENVKSAGFGLFNAGGIIMMIVGITFSKRFADKYGKRDVFIFSLFISTLFVLVFILYPPKAVGMMFLSQIVHGFFYGISTPILWAMIADVADYSEWKNKRRATAIIFSAMMVGLKVGLSIGSSLVALIIGKYGYISTKGNQNIIQPETVATGAKMLVSIFPAIPFFLACGLLFFYKINKKMEVQIEHDLAERRK; encoded by the coding sequence ATGAACAATTCTCAAAAAATATCGGTCGCCGAAAAAATAGGGTACAGCTTAGGTGATCTGGCTGCCAATCTGGTGTTTCAGACATTAGTAACTTATCTGGCATATTTTTATACTGATATTTATGGCTTAAAACCTGAAGACGCTTCGGTTATTACATTGATTGTAGGATTGGTGGCAGGCTTTGGTTTCAATCCGCTGATTGGTGCGCTGGCAGACCGAACGCAGACAAAATGGGGGAAATTCCGTCCATGGATCTTATTTACGGCTGTTCCGCTTGGGGTGGCGGCTATGTTGGCTTTCAGTACACCCGATTTTTCATATAAAGGGAAAATCATTTACGCTGCGGTTACGTATTCCATCTTATTGCTTTTGTATGCTTCAAATAATTTGCCTTATTCGGCATTAAGTGGCGTTATTACTGGTGATATGAGCGAAAGAAACAGTATTTCGTCTTACCGTTTTGTAGCGGTGATGTTTTCACAGTTTTTTGTTCAGGTTTTCATGTTACCGATTATTTTATCAATTGGAAATGGCGATAAAGCAGCAGGAATTGAGGTTGTCATGACATGGTTGGCCATTATCGGAAGCGTGATGTTATTGATCACTTTTTTCACGACAAAAGAAAGAGTGGTTCCAAATGCTGATCAGAAATCAAACTTAAAAGACGATTTAAAAGATTTATCTAAAAATAAGCCGTGGATCATTATGTTGACGGTTACGGCTTTGATATTCATTACATTGGCAATGAAAGGAGGTTCGTATGTCTACTACTTTAATAATTATGTGGATGAAGCGAGCCTGAAGAATTTTATTTCTCCAATTACTTCATTTTTTGATTCTATTGGAATGAATTTTTTCGGTGAGAATGTAAAGTCTGCAGGATTTGGATTATTTAATGCAGGGGGAATTATCATGATGATTGTAGGGATTACCTTTTCTAAAAGATTTGCGGATAAATACGGGAAAAGAGATGTATTTATTTTTTCATTGTTTATCTCTACATTATTCGTTTTGGTATTTATTTTATATCCGCCAAAAGCAGTTGGAATGATGTTTTTATCACAAATCGTACACGGTTTTTTCTACGGAATCAGTACGCCAATTTTATGGGCAATGATCGCTGATGTGGCCGATTATTCGGAATGGAAAAATAAAAGAAGAGCAACCGCCATTATTTTTTCTGCGATGATGGTCGGTTTAAAAGTTGGGTTGAGCATCGGAAGCTCATTAGTCGCTTTAATTATTGGAAAATACGGCTATATTTCTACAAAAGGAAATCAAAATATCATTCAGCCGGAAACAGTTGCAACAGGAGCTAAAATGTTGGTGAGCATATTCCCCGCTATTCCTTTTTTCCTTGCATGTGGATTGCTTTTCTTTTATAAGATCAACAAAAAAATGGAGGTTCAGATTGAACATGATTTGGCCGAGAGAAGAAAATAA
- a CDS encoding glycoside hydrolase family 43 protein → MNKSKYLFPKDFMADPSVHVFEGKLYIYPSHDRESGIEENDNGDHFDMNDYHVFSLNDVENGEITDHGVALSVKDIPWSGRQLWDCDVAFKNGKYYMYFPLKDKNDIFRIGVAVSDKPYGPFIPEKNPMMGSYSIDPCIFEEGGKHYMYFGGIWGGQLQRYRNNKALESAVIPNDNEPAIPSKVALLSDDMLEFAEEPKDVLILDKNGNQLLHGNKNRFFEASWMHKYNDKYYFSYSTGDTHLLCYAIGDNPYGPFTYQGVILTPVVGWTTHHSIVEFKGKWYLFFHDSVPSGGRTWLRSMKVVELEYNEDGTFKTIEGLDNN, encoded by the coding sequence ATGAACAAATCAAAATACTTATTCCCAAAAGATTTCATGGCCGATCCATCCGTTCATGTTTTTGAAGGAAAACTCTACATTTATCCATCCCACGACCGAGAAAGCGGAATTGAAGAAAATGACAACGGTGATCATTTCGACATGAATGATTATCATGTTTTTTCTTTGAATGATGTCGAAAATGGAGAAATCACAGATCATGGCGTTGCCCTTTCGGTGAAAGATATTCCTTGGTCGGGTCGACAGTTGTGGGATTGTGATGTGGCTTTTAAAAACGGGAAATATTATATGTATTTTCCATTAAAAGATAAAAATGATATTTTCAGAATCGGAGTAGCGGTGAGTGATAAACCTTATGGCCCTTTCATTCCTGAAAAAAATCCGATGATGGGAAGCTACAGCATTGATCCTTGCATTTTTGAAGAGGGAGGAAAACATTATATGTATTTCGGTGGAATCTGGGGCGGACAATTACAACGCTACAGAAATAACAAAGCATTGGAATCTGCGGTAATTCCGAATGATAATGAACCTGCAATTCCCTCAAAAGTAGCTTTATTAAGTGATGATATGTTGGAATTTGCGGAAGAACCGAAAGACGTTTTAATTCTCGACAAAAATGGAAATCAATTACTTCACGGCAACAAAAACCGTTTTTTCGAAGCGTCTTGGATGCATAAATACAATGACAAATATTACTTCTCCTATTCCACGGGAGACACTCATCTTTTGTGTTACGCGATTGGAGATAATCCTTACGGCCCATTTACTTATCAAGGCGTAATTCTGACCCCGGTTGTAGGTTGGACAACCCATCACAGCATTGTTGAATTCAAAGGAAAATGGTATTTATTTTTCCATGATTCTGTTCCAAGTGGAGGAAGAACATGGCTTAGAAGCATGAAAGTCGTTGAACTGGAATACAACGAAGACGGAACTTTCAAAACAATTGAAGGCTTAGATAATAATTAA
- a CDS encoding DUF5597 domain-containing protein encodes MNINKAFILSGIFLSFFAQAQEIPRLQKKGTATQLAVDKKPFLILGGELGNSSASSFQDIERDFPKLQQMSLNTVLVPAYWDLIEPEEGRFDFSLIDKTIDQARKNNLKVVFLWFGSYKNSMSCYAPLWFKKDYKKYPRAYSKAGKPMEIANSFSENVLKADNKVFGELMKHISVVDKTQGTVIMVQVENEIGMLEGARDYSKEANAAFNTQVPEALMKFVTKNKKELHPSLLEKWGKQNFKTKGNWQEIFGNDVYTDELFTAWSYAQYVENLAKTARSIHNIPLYVNAAMNSRNRLPGEYPAGGPLAHLIDIWHAGAPSIDMLSPDLYDGDFTSWSAKYRLHNNPLFVPEIKMTQNNGVQAFYAFGEHDAIGYSPFSIENNSELGSKRLSEAYSKLKQLMPILTKYQGQGQSKGLLFDQKNTERIINYDDLKITAKHFFSLPWDARAKDGSVWPEGGGLILRLAKDEYIIAGSGIVVEFEKENEKKETKTKDLGEDGFAAQGGKNNTQNTWLGTSRVGIGWVDEISIDENGKLSPIRRLNGDQTHQGRHVRIGVDDFQILHVKLYEYQ; translated from the coding sequence ATGAATATAAATAAAGCTTTTATCCTTTCCGGAATTTTTCTTTCGTTTTTCGCACAGGCGCAGGAAATTCCTCGTTTGCAGAAAAAAGGAACGGCGACACAGCTTGCCGTGGATAAAAAACCATTTTTGATTTTAGGTGGCGAGTTGGGAAACTCTTCCGCGTCATCTTTTCAGGATATTGAAAGAGATTTTCCAAAGCTTCAGCAAATGAGTCTGAACACGGTTTTAGTCCCTGCTTATTGGGATTTGATTGAGCCGGAAGAAGGGAGATTTGATTTTAGTTTAATTGATAAAACAATTGATCAGGCAAGAAAAAACAATCTTAAAGTTGTCTTTTTATGGTTTGGGTCTTATAAAAATTCAATGAGCTGTTATGCTCCGCTTTGGTTTAAAAAAGACTACAAAAAATACCCGAGAGCTTATTCAAAAGCAGGAAAACCAATGGAAATTGCGAACTCTTTTTCTGAAAATGTTTTGAAAGCTGATAACAAAGTTTTTGGTGAATTAATGAAGCATATTTCTGTGGTTGATAAAACGCAGGGAACGGTAATTATGGTTCAGGTTGAAAACGAAATCGGAATGTTGGAGGGCGCTCGTGATTATTCTAAAGAAGCGAATGCTGCTTTTAACACCCAAGTTCCGGAAGCATTAATGAAATTTGTAACTAAAAATAAAAAAGAGCTTCATCCTTCATTGCTTGAGAAATGGGGAAAACAAAATTTTAAAACTAAAGGAAACTGGCAGGAAATCTTCGGAAATGATGTATACACAGATGAATTATTTACTGCTTGGTCTTATGCTCAATATGTAGAAAATTTAGCAAAAACGGCTCGTTCAATTCATAATATTCCGTTGTATGTCAACGCGGCAATGAACAGTAGAAACAGACTTCCGGGAGAATATCCGGCAGGTGGACCACTGGCTCATTTAATTGATATTTGGCATGCTGGAGCGCCGAGTATAGATATGCTTTCTCCGGATTTATATGACGGAGATTTTACGAGCTGGTCTGCAAAATATAGACTTCACAACAATCCGTTGTTTGTTCCTGAGATCAAAATGACTCAAAATAATGGGGTGCAGGCTTTTTATGCTTTTGGGGAGCATGATGCGATTGGATATAGTCCATTTTCGATTGAAAATAATTCTGAATTGGGAAGTAAAAGATTGTCAGAAGCTTATTCAAAATTGAAACAATTGATGCCAATTCTGACAAAATATCAAGGGCAAGGACAGTCAAAAGGATTGTTGTTTGATCAAAAAAATACAGAACGTATTATCAATTATGATGACTTGAAAATTACGGCAAAACATTTCTTTAGTCTTCCTTGGGACGCCCGAGCAAAAGATGGAAGTGTCTGGCCAGAAGGAGGAGGTTTAATTTTAAGACTGGCAAAAGATGAATATATCATCGCAGGAAGCGGAATTGTCGTAGAATTTGAGAAAGAAAACGAGAAAAAAGAAACTAAAACTAAAGATTTGGGTGAAGACGGTTTTGCAGCACAGGGTGGAAAAAATAATACTCAAAATACTTGGTTAGGAACTTCCAGAGTGGGAATTGGTTGGGTAGATGAAATCAGTATTGATGAAAACGGAAAATTGAGTCCGATAAGAAGATTAAATGGTGATCAGACGCATCAAGGAAGACACGTTCGTATCGGAGTTGATGATTTCCAAATTCTTCACGTAAAATTATATGAATATCAATAA
- a CDS encoding endo-1,4-beta-xylanase, with protein MKRIIILGLITFAASNFNAQKSDASLKKAFQDKFYIGTAMNLEQIHGTDQKSADIIKNQFSSIVAENCMKSMYLQPQEGQFFFDDTDKFVEFGEKNNMFIIGHTLIWHSQVPDWFFVDKNGKNVSPEVLKQRMKNHITTIVSHYKGRVKGWDVVNEAIMEDGSYRKSKFYEILGEEFIPLAFQYAQEADPSAELYYNDYNEWHPDKVKMVTQLVKNLKSKGIRIDGVGMQAHVGMDSPTIDEYEKAIIAYSESGVKVNITELDISALPSPWGTSANIADKIEYDEKMNPYKKGLPADVQAKWEKRYLEFFQLFLKHKKDIRRVTLWGLTDAQSWKNDFPIKGRTDYPLLFDRQYKAKPIVEKIIKLSTEIK; from the coding sequence ATGAAACGCATTATTATATTAGGATTAATAACTTTTGCTGCTTCCAATTTTAATGCTCAAAAGTCTGACGCTTCTTTAAAAAAAGCCTTCCAAGATAAATTCTATATCGGAACAGCGATGAACTTGGAACAGATTCACGGAACGGATCAAAAGTCAGCAGATATTATCAAAAATCAATTCAGTTCTATTGTGGCTGAAAACTGCATGAAAAGTATGTATCTGCAACCTCAGGAAGGACAATTTTTCTTTGATGATACAGATAAATTTGTTGAATTTGGAGAGAAAAACAACATGTTCATTATCGGACATACTTTGATTTGGCATTCTCAGGTTCCGGATTGGTTTTTTGTTGATAAAAACGGTAAAAATGTTTCTCCAGAAGTTTTAAAACAAAGAATGAAAAACCACATTACAACTATTGTTTCCCATTATAAAGGAAGAGTAAAAGGTTGGGATGTTGTGAATGAAGCCATAATGGAAGACGGTTCTTACCGAAAATCTAAGTTTTATGAAATTTTGGGTGAAGAATTTATTCCTTTAGCCTTTCAATATGCTCAGGAAGCCGATCCAAGTGCAGAATTATATTACAATGATTATAATGAATGGCACCCGGATAAGGTGAAAATGGTCACTCAATTAGTGAAAAATTTAAAATCAAAAGGAATCCGAATCGATGGAGTCGGAATGCAGGCTCACGTGGGAATGGATTCTCCTACGATTGATGAATATGAAAAAGCAATCATAGCCTATTCTGAAAGTGGAGTAAAAGTTAATATTACGGAGCTAGACATCAGTGCGCTCCCTTCACCTTGGGGAACTTCCGCAAATATTGCGGATAAAATTGAATATGATGAAAAAATGAATCCCTACAAAAAAGGTCTTCCTGCTGATGTACAAGCAAAATGGGAAAAAAGATATCTGGAATTCTTCCAATTATTTTTAAAACATAAAAAAGACATTAGAAGAGTAACACTATGGGGCTTAACAGATGCTCAATCCTGGAAAAATGATTTTCCCATAAAAGGCAGAACAGATTATCCCTTATTATTTGACCGTCAATACAAAGCAAAACCTATTGTCGAAAAAATTATAAAACTATCAACGGAAATTAAATAG
- a CDS encoding aldose epimerase family protein gives MEKIKVSDFGITKNGDQIKKYIVTNKNGMKVEIINYGGIVISLTSPDRKGNYEDVVLGFVNPEDYFNENSYFFGAIIGRFANRIAHGKFSLNGKNFNLNKNNGENHLHGGDQGFFSKIWNAEIIPDSQTIKLSYISKDGEEGYPGQLTTAVFYTLTDQNALEISYEATTDQPTIVNLTHHSYFNLSGNFSREITDHELQLDADQFIPINKSSIPENDFKNVAGTPFDFKNFKTIGKDINDDNEQLQRAKGYDHCWILNGIGMKLSGSLYHPETGRKLDVLTDQPGIQVYSGNFLDGKFETKTGGKNNPRTGICLETQHFPDSPNRNSFPSVELKPGEIYSTKTVYQFSVK, from the coding sequence ATGGAAAAAATTAAAGTTTCAGATTTTGGAATAACAAAAAACGGCGACCAAATAAAGAAATATATAGTAACCAATAAAAATGGAATGAAAGTCGAGATCATAAATTACGGAGGAATCGTCATTTCACTTACATCTCCTGACAGGAAAGGAAATTATGAAGATGTAGTTTTAGGTTTTGTAAATCCTGAAGATTATTTTAATGAAAATTCTTACTTTTTCGGAGCAATTATCGGAAGATTTGCCAACAGAATTGCGCATGGAAAATTTAGTTTAAATGGGAAAAATTTTAATCTAAATAAAAATAATGGCGAAAATCATCTACATGGCGGAGATCAAGGCTTTTTCTCAAAAATTTGGAACGCAGAAATAATCCCAGATTCTCAAACTATCAAACTTTCATACATCAGTAAAGACGGCGAAGAAGGTTATCCGGGACAACTTACGACAGCCGTTTTTTATACTTTAACAGATCAAAATGCACTCGAAATTTCTTATGAAGCAACGACGGATCAACCTACGATTGTCAATTTAACGCATCATTCATATTTCAATCTTTCGGGGAATTTTTCACGAGAAATTACCGATCATGAACTTCAGCTTGATGCCGATCAATTCATTCCCATTAACAAATCGTCTATTCCGGAAAATGATTTTAAAAATGTTGCAGGAACTCCTTTTGACTTCAAAAATTTTAAAACAATCGGAAAAGATATTAATGATGATAATGAACAGTTGCAACGGGCAAAAGGCTACGATCATTGCTGGATTTTGAACGGAATTGGAATGAAATTGTCAGGTTCGCTCTATCATCCAGAAACAGGTAGAAAGCTAGATGTATTAACGGATCAGCCGGGCATTCAGGTTTATTCCGGGAATTTTTTGGATGGAAAATTTGAAACGAAAACGGGTGGAAAAAATAACCCACGGACAGGAATTTGTCTGGAAACACAGCATTTTCCGGACTCACCAAACAGGAATTCTTTTCCCTCTGTTGAGCTTAAACCAGGAGAAATATATTCAACAAAAACAGTTTATCAATTTTCAGTAAAATAA